Proteins encoded in a region of the Merismopedia glauca CCAP 1448/3 genome:
- a CDS encoding ThiF family adenylyltransferase, with product MKSQQKSLTFSLHIPPQMWQSFRQSMLSARTNNEEVIGFFFCQRQQVSKSQIRYLPQNWIVPDSDCYERQSTQGLVLKQDFHLYLLKTYLDGQKLHIVHVHTHAGLASPNFSSIDDRHESQYAQFLSAYFPSKPRLISGVFDELLERSQFRIWDRKGESCQQIQCYHSWFEQKPSLSVDRQTDSRFLRQQVFGESFQKQLGQLNVTLIGCGGIGAIFAELFGRLGVKHWHFIDPDRLETVNLNRMPGTTPRMAQQKWYKVHYLKGLIKRIYPQGSHVKAVPKAIEDCGEREIARSDLMVVATDNHHSRQIAQDLALKYMRPLICLGTHIEIKDRIPRMYCRITVPPLGGGWCLMCGNIINLQQAALEAAPSEIQHLAIGAGYLEDINDPAVFWLNGICASTGVGIIHGMINGFLDVEKGLDWIYHFPSSDWLKTDVRYLTTTDCYFCGCKQN from the coding sequence ATGAAATCTCAGCAAAAATCACTCACATTTTCTCTGCATATACCTCCGCAAATGTGGCAATCTTTTCGCCAAAGTATGCTATCCGCGAGAACTAATAATGAAGAGGTAATTGGCTTTTTTTTCTGCCAACGCCAACAAGTCTCAAAATCTCAAATACGCTATCTTCCCCAAAATTGGATCGTTCCTGACTCCGATTGCTACGAACGACAATCGACTCAAGGATTGGTTCTCAAACAAGATTTTCACTTGTATCTGTTAAAAACCTATTTAGATGGGCAAAAATTACATATAGTTCACGTTCATACCCATGCAGGATTAGCAAGTCCTAACTTTTCATCAATTGACGATCGCCATGAATCTCAATATGCCCAGTTTCTCTCCGCTTATTTTCCGTCAAAACCCCGTTTGATTTCGGGCGTATTTGATGAATTATTAGAACGTTCTCAATTCCGCATTTGGGATAGAAAAGGCGAATCTTGTCAACAAATACAGTGCTATCACTCTTGGTTCGAGCAAAAACCATCTTTAAGTGTCGATAGGCAAACAGATTCAAGATTCCTACGCCAACAGGTTTTTGGCGAATCATTTCAAAAACAACTAGGTCAACTTAATGTTACTTTAATTGGTTGTGGCGGGATTGGGGCAATTTTTGCCGAACTCTTCGGACGATTGGGTGTCAAACACTGGCATTTCATCGATCCAGATCGGTTGGAAACTGTCAACCTGAATCGAATGCCAGGAACTACTCCTCGAATGGCACAACAAAAATGGTACAAAGTTCATTACCTTAAGGGTTTAATTAAACGCATCTATCCCCAAGGTTCTCATGTCAAAGCCGTACCAAAAGCGATCGAGGATTGTGGCGAACGAGAAATTGCTCGTTCAGATCTGATGGTAGTAGCAACAGATAATCATCACTCCAGACAAATAGCCCAAGATTTAGCCCTCAAATATATGCGCCCGCTTATTTGCTTGGGAACTCACATAGAGATCAAAGATAGAATACCTCGAATGTACTGTCGGATCACCGTTCCTCCTTTAGGTGGTGGCTGGTGTCTGATGTGTGGCAATATTATCAATTTGCAACAAGCCGCCCTAGAAGCTGCACCTTCAGAAATTCAGCATCTGGCTATAGGTGCAGGTTATCTGGAAGATATCAATGACCCTGCCGTATTTTGGTTGAATGGAATCTGTGCAAGTACGGGTGTTGGTATTATTCACGGCATGATTAACGGTTTTTTGGATGTAGAGAAAGGACTAGACTGGATTTATCATTTTCCCTCATCCGATTGGCTGAAAACGGATGTGCGATATCTAACAACCACCGATTGTTATTTTTGTGGTTGCAAACAAAACTGA
- the cas1 gene encoding CRISPR-associated endonuclease Cas1 has product MATIYLLEQGTCLQKEQLRFIIQISQNQKLEVPIREVERILVFGNIQLTTPAINACLQNNILVLFLNQIGHYNGHLWSLGGVHLNNEMIQIDRHKEPKFQFQVCQAIVWGKLTNSKRLLMRLNRRRKVSEIDRAILGIDLDLERLESVDSIDQLRGYEGIGAARYFPAFGQLITNENFRFSQRHRQPPTDPINSLLSFGYTILFNNVLSLIIAEGLSPYFGNFHYGERDKPYLAFDLMEEFRAPIVDGMVLKIINNSLLTPNDFETVASNGGVYLNHSSRRIFLKELEMRMNKMVSHSDVQSPVTYRQAIQLQIRRYKQSLLSSVPYESFLRTM; this is encoded by the coding sequence ATGGCAACTATCTATTTACTCGAACAAGGCACTTGCCTGCAAAAAGAGCAACTAAGGTTTATCATTCAAATTTCTCAAAATCAAAAACTAGAGGTTCCGATTCGAGAAGTCGAACGCATCCTAGTTTTTGGCAACATTCAACTAACTACTCCTGCTATTAATGCTTGTTTGCAAAATAACATTCTGGTGCTATTTTTAAATCAAATTGGTCATTATAATGGGCATTTATGGAGTTTAGGAGGGGTACATTTAAATAACGAGATGATCCAAATAGATCGGCATAAAGAGCCAAAATTTCAGTTTCAAGTTTGTCAAGCGATTGTTTGGGGAAAGCTAACTAACTCTAAACGGCTTTTAATGAGGTTGAATCGGCGGCGGAAAGTATCAGAAATTGACCGTGCAATTCTGGGAATCGATCTCGATCTAGAACGTCTTGAATCAGTAGATAGTATCGATCAATTGAGAGGTTATGAAGGGATCGGTGCGGCTCGATATTTTCCAGCTTTTGGGCAATTAATTACTAATGAGAATTTTAGGTTTTCTCAACGACATCGCCAACCCCCAACCGATCCAATTAATTCTCTCTTGAGTTTTGGCTATACTATCTTATTTAATAATGTTCTGAGTCTGATTATTGCGGAGGGACTTTCTCCATATTTTGGCAATTTTCACTATGGAGAAAGAGATAAACCTTATTTAGCCTTTGATTTAATGGAAGAATTCCGGGCACCTATTGTTGATGGAATGGTTTTGAAAATCATCAATAATTCTTTACTCACTCCCAACGATTTTGAAACTGTGGCTAGTAATGGAGGAGTTTACTTAAATCATTCTAGTCGGCGAATTTTTCTCAAAGAGTTGGAAATGCGAATGAATAAGATGGTATCTCACTCTGACGTTCAATCTCCTGTGACATATAGACAAGCAATTCAATTACAAATTCGCCGATACAAGCAAAGTTTATTATCTTCCGTTCCCTACGAATCATTTCTCAGGACGATGTAA
- a CDS encoding Cas10/Cmr2 second palm domain-containing protein, with the protein MTVYTAITFAPVQGFIEKSRKLRDLYGSSLILSYIAEAICQAARRHHNVPEDNPSPEQDPVVSPALINVTQGTPNQILLRGDFPKEDAKKALDRAWNKVTKECQDWLEENCQEWIDLHYKKWVDLGIWQGKEGKQTQLPWSKDWQLWTNHAWEFFWAQGNSVTAAREALNEEKRSRAWTGINWIGESSTLSGADGVAYPGMALWVGKKYKSNSVDVNQWNFRIKQEEITNFYQYLSNKLGESFIEFIRQQNDPNSDIYRQLNNRYGSFLTWVKKDFPGLSEDEKKEKIQEYGEAIVSPKEQLSIPELIKRLITLESVATRIPMDLREVPSTFRDLNRFNPKKIINNNKLELENYPTGWFQGDGDRAGEYMKSFQKLELFSIRLLFNYPNCREYAVLTITNSESNALHSFSSAMLNWGEDELKKQPEFDVNSARNIGRIVYAGGDDLLGVFYRLGEPQLKASECLQWFSKLRSSQAFENPEDIWSRHAIPITISVGFVWAFPNVPQRDVLQHCRSAEKSAKNNGRDRLALRVVFNGGNYLEWVCPWWLLPKIFNGYRDRDGVSGTDGNWTHIYNDVAVLESRHALTNNQIDVALALIEIYFPDVKHLIEDKSNWWNYSGNSHEKRKAGILGEKSNFIDNDFRPVNQAINNWIINLAKVGFHLCNQ; encoded by the coding sequence ATGACAGTTTATACAGCCATTACCTTCGCACCCGTACAGGGATTTATTGAAAAGTCTCGCAAGCTGCGAGATTTATATGGTAGTTCGTTGATTTTGTCTTACATCGCCGAAGCGATTTGTCAAGCAGCTAGGAGACATCACAATGTTCCTGAAGATAATCCATCCCCAGAACAAGATCCTGTTGTTTCTCCAGCTTTAATTAATGTGACACAGGGAACTCCCAATCAAATCCTTCTGCGAGGCGATTTTCCGAAAGAAGATGCCAAAAAAGCTCTAGATCGAGCTTGGAATAAGGTAACTAAAGAATGCCAAGATTGGCTAGAAGAAAACTGTCAAGAATGGATCGATCTACACTATAAAAAGTGGGTTGATTTAGGTATTTGGCAGGGAAAAGAAGGCAAACAAACTCAATTACCTTGGTCTAAAGATTGGCAACTCTGGACAAATCACGCCTGGGAATTCTTTTGGGCGCAAGGTAACTCTGTCACAGCAGCCAGAGAAGCTTTAAATGAAGAAAAGCGATCGCGTGCTTGGACGGGAATCAACTGGATTGGGGAGAGTTCTACTTTATCTGGTGCAGATGGAGTTGCTTATCCAGGTATGGCACTTTGGGTGGGGAAAAAATACAAAAGTAATTCAGTTGATGTTAATCAATGGAATTTTAGGATCAAACAAGAAGAAATCACCAATTTTTATCAGTATTTAAGTAATAAATTAGGTGAAAGCTTTATCGAATTTATTAGACAACAAAACGATCCTAATTCTGATATTTATCGGCAATTAAACAATCGGTATGGTAGTTTTTTGACTTGGGTAAAAAAAGATTTCCCCGGTCTTTCTGAAGATGAAAAAAAGGAAAAAATCCAAGAATATGGAGAAGCGATCGTATCTCCTAAAGAACAATTAAGTATTCCCGAACTAATTAAACGCTTAATCACTTTAGAATCCGTTGCTACCCGCATTCCGATGGATCTCAGAGAGGTTCCGTCAACCTTTCGAGATCTTAATCGTTTTAACCCCAAAAAAATCATCAACAATAACAAGCTAGAACTAGAAAATTACCCAACTGGATGGTTCCAAGGAGATGGCGATCGAGCGGGAGAATACATGAAATCGTTTCAAAAACTAGAACTATTCTCAATTAGATTGTTATTTAATTATCCAAATTGTCGTGAGTATGCTGTTTTAACTATTACCAATAGTGAATCTAATGCTCTACATTCATTTAGCTCTGCCATGTTGAATTGGGGAGAAGATGAACTGAAAAAGCAACCAGAATTCGATGTTAATTCCGCTCGAAATATTGGTCGTATCGTTTATGCGGGTGGAGACGATTTGTTAGGAGTTTTCTATCGACTCGGAGAACCGCAATTAAAAGCATCTGAATGTCTGCAATGGTTTTCTAAACTTCGTTCGAGTCAAGCTTTTGAAAATCCAGAAGATATTTGGAGTCGTCATGCAATCCCAATTACGATTAGCGTAGGCTTTGTTTGGGCTTTTCCTAATGTGCCCCAAAGAGATGTTTTACAACACTGTCGATCGGCTGAAAAATCAGCTAAAAATAATGGGCGCGATCGCTTGGCTTTAAGAGTAGTATTTAATGGGGGTAATTATTTAGAATGGGTTTGTCCTTGGTGGTTATTACCCAAAATATTTAATGGATATCGAGATCGAGATGGAGTTTCAGGAACTGATGGTAATTGGACGCACATTTATAATGATGTTGCAGTTTTAGAATCTCGCCACGCCTTGACTAACAATCAAATTGACGTAGCTTTAGCACTAATAGAAATTTATTTTCCCGATGTCAAACACCTAATTGAAGATAAAAGTAATTGGTGGAATTACTCAGGAAATTCTCATGAGAAGAGAAAAGCAGGTATTCTCGGAGAAAAAAGCAATTTTATTGACAATGATTTTCGCCCAGTTAATCAAGCAATTAATAACTGGATTATCAATTTGGCAAAAGTAGGTTTCCATCTATGCAATCAGTAG
- a CDS encoding CRISPR-associated protein Csx3 produces the protein MSSYQIKVDNDMLEVDFGNRPATGDRIVRDAHTRLNELIKSGQLAGGTILKINGPLSLLLSFNLIHQVAHLYKAIALSDTRLGAYVVVVSTTPEYPVGCRIDFVTGQVTEVHSESSEPGFLIHWDGDILKAELNGRVQVDGDQIVRDTIHRLEELISTGQIKGGKLLKVHGRASVLAGCVIANRLAHLYGAIAVFDPKIGEPGLDKYVIVISHNSDQVGDILEISTEVKSNLKIVLCGSPNTGKTVMREGLKTALLQRREAPSSYVISGCPDGDGSWYSETAQKYPELAKELKAKYKDSFTPEFAESKAQAIESIQNPLLVFDVGGEKSPENEIIMSKATHAVILAKTEAEVKEWQEFCQKLNLPVLAILYSDLKAKADQIQSQYPPLLEGIIHHLERGEDVSNRPTIHALVDVLIQLSSAN, from the coding sequence ATGAGTAGTTATCAAATTAAAGTCGATAATGATATGTTAGAAGTTGATTTTGGCAATCGCCCCGCTACAGGCGATCGCATTGTTCGAGATGCCCATACTCGATTAAATGAGTTAATTAAGTCAGGACAACTGGCGGGAGGAACAATCCTCAAAATTAACGGACCTTTATCTCTATTGCTCAGTTTCAATTTGATCCACCAAGTCGCTCACTTGTATAAAGCGATCGCTTTGAGCGATACTCGGCTAGGTGCTTATGTGGTTGTTGTTAGTACCACTCCCGAATATCCGGTTGGCTGTCGCATCGATTTTGTCACTGGGCAAGTTACAGAAGTTCACAGTGAGTCATCAGAACCAGGCTTTTTAATTCACTGGGACGGAGATATTCTCAAAGCAGAACTAAATGGTCGGGTACAAGTAGACGGCGATCAAATTGTTCGAGATACTATTCATCGTTTGGAAGAATTAATTTCAACTGGACAAATCAAAGGTGGCAAACTCCTAAAAGTTCATGGACGAGCTTCAGTTTTAGCTGGCTGTGTCATCGCTAATCGATTAGCTCATTTATACGGCGCAATCGCGGTTTTCGATCCCAAAATAGGCGAGCCAGGACTCGATAAATATGTCATTGTTATCAGTCACAATAGCGATCAAGTAGGGGATATTCTGGAAATTTCCACAGAAGTCAAATCCAATTTGAAAATTGTTCTGTGCGGTTCTCCGAATACCGGGAAAACAGTAATGCGAGAAGGATTAAAAACAGCCTTATTACAAAGAAGAGAAGCTCCTAGTTCCTATGTTATTTCTGGTTGTCCAGATGGAGATGGCTCTTGGTATTCAGAAACCGCCCAAAAGTATCCCGAACTTGCTAAAGAATTAAAAGCCAAATATAAAGACAGTTTTACTCCTGAATTTGCTGAATCTAAAGCCCAAGCCATTGAAAGCATTCAAAATCCTTTATTAGTTTTTGATGTTGGAGGAGAGAAGAGTCCAGAAAACGAAATTATCATGTCTAAGGCAACTCATGCTGTTATTTTGGCTAAGACAGAAGCAGAGGTCAAGGAATGGCAGGAATTTTGCCAAAAATTAAACCTACCTGTGCTGGCAATTCTCTATAGCGATTTGAAGGCTAAAGCCGATCAAATTCAATCTCAATACCCACCTTTACTCGAAGGAATAATTCATCACCTCGAACGAGGAGAAGATGTTTCTAACCGACCGACAATTCATGCTTTAGTTGATGTGCTAATTCAACTAAGTTCAGCCAATTAG
- a CDS encoding LabA-like NYN domain-containing protein, with translation MKIQRRVLILADADNTQIAAQSFNRKLDWLKLRDYLADPKEGRELVEMVIYVGLPPLKAQFSEPRKNKEKLIFWAKSNGFLVVMHPGKPKGEDYETDIDIVMAMDALELSLEIRPDIVVLVTGDSDFAYLSEKLRRRGIRVEVASVQKSLGTELKNSANSFIDLIGVFDEFQPQNRRRKFYRLGHSNVFD, from the coding sequence ATGAAAATACAGCGTCGGGTACTAATACTCGCAGATGCAGACAACACGCAAATAGCCGCGCAAAGCTTCAACAGAAAGCTAGATTGGCTAAAACTTCGAGATTATCTTGCCGACCCTAAAGAAGGAAGAGAACTCGTTGAAATGGTAATTTATGTGGGGTTGCCTCCCTTAAAAGCACAATTTAGCGAACCAAGAAAAAACAAAGAAAAGTTGATTTTTTGGGCGAAAAGTAATGGCTTTTTAGTAGTGATGCATCCCGGTAAACCAAAAGGAGAAGACTATGAAACTGACATAGATATTGTGATGGCAATGGATGCCTTGGAACTATCCTTAGAAATTCGACCCGATATTGTCGTTTTAGTCACGGGAGATTCCGACTTTGCCTATCTGTCTGAAAAACTAAGACGAAGAGGAATTCGCGTCGAAGTTGCATCAGTACAAAAATCGTTGGGAACTGAACTGAAAAATTCTGCCAATAGTTTTATCGATTTAATAGGAGTTTTCGATGAATTTCAACCACAAAACCGAAGAAGAAAGTTTTATCGTCTCGGACATTCCAATGTCTTCGATTGA
- the cas2 gene encoding CRISPR-associated endonuclease Cas2 has product MLALVVYDIPDDKRRTKLSKFLEGYGRRVQFSVFECFLSLEEMRQLFKLIEKRVKPQEDNVRFYWISQDAVSRVLTIGSESPESPPKYYVI; this is encoded by the coding sequence ATGCTGGCTTTAGTGGTTTATGATATTCCTGACGATAAACGTCGCACTAAATTATCCAAGTTTTTAGAGGGATATGGGAGGAGAGTGCAATTTTCAGTTTTTGAGTGTTTCCTGAGTTTAGAGGAGATGCGACAGCTTTTTAAGCTGATTGAGAAGCGAGTTAAACCTCAAGAGGATAACGTTCGCTTTTACTGGATTTCTCAAGATGCGGTATCAAGGGTTTTAACTATCGGTAGTGAGTCTCCTGAATCTCCGCCAAAGTATTATGTAATCTGA
- a CDS encoding RAMP superfamily CRISPR-associated protein, which produces MNQGDPITNLLICRDLSFMYQKAYGIIETLAPLHVGASAGEETGNLNLIFRDQFTQTGIIPGSSIRGRFRADMRFSKGDAKQPGLGNQLTNIWYGHQAESDENENVAETAETDAANQEQTQSKNKNKTTEALVKFEYASLVWLPIFCPGQPMVWVTCPRLLKRYKQITGIQAEIPKTRDAQNNPLPYPVKLNRNQNRLFFNLGFLDNLQPTPSLSRWIPPTSTLQPDSLVVVDDNDISIIHEMGLYRQTRTKLNENVKKVENFFGFEALPEDSILIFPVAIKKDMPQYAQEKLNKLEQEHKWQPFSDRQSQELYFGGLESIGCGRCLVTLTGEYISTNQRDN; this is translated from the coding sequence TTGAATCAAGGCGATCCCATAACTAATTTATTAATTTGCAGAGATTTATCTTTCATGTATCAAAAAGCTTACGGAATTATTGAAACTCTAGCACCACTCCACGTTGGGGCAAGTGCGGGGGAAGAAACAGGCAATCTTAACCTCATCTTTCGAGATCAATTTACCCAGACAGGGATTATTCCAGGGAGTTCTATTCGCGGACGGTTTCGCGCTGATATGCGATTCTCCAAAGGAGATGCTAAGCAGCCAGGATTAGGAAATCAATTAACCAATATTTGGTACGGACATCAAGCAGAGTCAGACGAAAATGAAAATGTAGCAGAAACTGCGGAGACTGATGCTGCTAATCAAGAACAAACACAAAGTAAAAATAAAAACAAAACTACAGAAGCATTAGTTAAATTTGAATATGCCTCCCTAGTTTGGCTACCGATATTCTGTCCGGGACAACCGATGGTTTGGGTAACATGTCCTCGATTGTTGAAACGTTACAAACAAATTACAGGCATTCAGGCAGAAATTCCTAAAACTAGAGATGCCCAAAATAATCCCCTTCCCTATCCCGTGAAATTAAATAGAAATCAAAATCGCTTATTCTTCAATTTAGGTTTTTTAGATAATTTACAACCAACACCAAGTTTATCCAGATGGATTCCGCCAACAAGTACGTTACAGCCAGATAGTTTAGTAGTTGTTGATGATAATGATATTAGTATCATTCACGAAATGGGACTATATCGTCAAACTCGGACAAAGCTAAATGAAAATGTGAAAAAAGTCGAAAATTTCTTTGGTTTTGAAGCCTTACCCGAAGATAGCATTTTAATTTTTCCTGTTGCCATTAAAAAGGATATGCCTCAATATGCCCAGGAGAAACTAAACAAATTAGAACAAGAGCATAAATGGCAACCGTTTAGCGATCGCCAATCCCAAGAACTTTACTTTGGTGGCTTAGAGTCAATTGGATGCGGTCGCTGCCTAGTTACGTTAACAGGTGAATATATTTCCACTAATCAAAGGGATAATTAA
- a CDS encoding type III-B CRISPR module-associated Cmr3 family protein, whose protein sequence is MQSVESPPKQQITRPPFQYIVIVEPLGLLYGSAGRFLSPENLVGRSGTSFPPSAATLSGLFAAQIEAEKKLKTSEENGQQKDNLLNFLQLAGPFWAWNNNPQNFYVPTPFNCLVKQQQIKYQIVWHSEPKKWLTKINGKWDTPPNDKFDKGTWMPICCWQDLGKENCAIKVETSPWKVVPHLHPRLQENQRHTVDPEDNRGSLFLENGVQLDPDACLVYLSNTQIPDGCYRFGGEGHLVDLSCQEINEYLQNLLKENVGCTFALITPAIWGSNRQSYRAPEQDKEGNLSWGNSPVTILTERPHPTRFRLGKYPETASDISTPRILSRGRYTTPAGTVYILENPLPAWQEWNEDWFPKEGFFSFKRWGFGLALPLESKRSIN, encoded by the coding sequence ATGCAATCAGTAGAATCACCTCCAAAACAGCAAATAACAAGACCTCCTTTTCAATATATAGTAATTGTTGAACCATTAGGTTTACTATATGGCAGTGCGGGACGATTTTTGTCCCCAGAAAATTTAGTCGGACGTTCCGGTACAAGTTTTCCTCCTTCAGCAGCTACTCTTTCAGGACTATTTGCAGCCCAAATTGAAGCCGAAAAAAAACTAAAAACAAGTGAAGAAAATGGACAACAAAAAGATAATCTTTTAAACTTTCTACAATTAGCGGGGCCTTTTTGGGCGTGGAATAACAATCCCCAGAACTTCTACGTTCCTACACCGTTCAACTGTTTGGTTAAACAACAACAAATTAAATATCAAATTGTTTGGCATTCAGAACCAAAAAAATGGCTGACAAAAATTAATGGTAAGTGGGATACACCACCAAATGACAAATTTGATAAAGGAACGTGGATGCCAATTTGTTGTTGGCAGGATTTAGGAAAAGAAAATTGCGCCATCAAAGTTGAAACGTCTCCTTGGAAAGTAGTTCCTCATCTGCACCCACGGCTACAAGAAAATCAAAGGCATACTGTAGATCCTGAAGATAATAGAGGGAGTTTATTTCTAGAAAATGGAGTACAACTAGATCCTGATGCCTGTTTAGTTTATTTATCTAATACTCAAATCCCTGATGGTTGTTACCGATTTGGTGGAGAAGGTCATTTAGTAGATTTAAGTTGTCAAGAAATAAATGAATACTTGCAAAATCTTTTGAAAGAAAATGTAGGTTGTACATTTGCACTGATAACTCCTGCTATTTGGGGTTCAAATCGTCAATCTTATCGCGCACCCGAACAAGATAAAGAAGGCAATCTAAGTTGGGGAAATAGCCCAGTAACAATTCTTACCGAACGTCCTCACCCAACGCGATTCCGTTTGGGTAAATATCCAGAAACCGCCTCAGATATCTCAACCCCTAGAATTCTGTCGCGGGGTCGATATACAACCCCAGCCGGAACGGTTTATATATTAGAAAATCCTCTTCCTGCTTGGCAGGAATGGAATGAAGATTGGTTTCCAAAAGAAGGATTTTTTTCGTTTAAGCGTTGGGGGTTTGGTTTGGCTTTGCCTTTAGAAAGTAAAAGGTCTATTAATTAA